One [Clostridium] saccharolyticum WM1 DNA segment encodes these proteins:
- the nrdD gene encoding anaerobic ribonucleoside-triphosphate reductase, with translation MIKVQKRDGRIVEYDREKIVTAIGKANAEVEASEQAGEEMIDGILDFVESHAEDVINVETIQDMIESGLVNRNKYTLSKKYIIYRYQRALLRKANTTDESILKLIKNENKELAEENSNKNTILASTQRDYIAGEVSRDLTKRMLLPERISLAHEQGAIHFHDADYFVQPIFNCCLINIGDMLDNGTVMNEKMIESPKSFQVACTVMTQIIAAVASNQYGGQSVDIRHLGKYLRKSNVKFHNQIHEEFGDTVTGEMVEKMAAVRLRDELKSGVQTIQYQINTLMTTNGQAPFVTLFLYLDENDEYIRENALIVEEVLRQRLEGIKNEAGAYVTPAFPKLIYVLDENNCLKGGKYDYITKLAVKCSSKRMYPDYISAKKMRENYEGNVFSCMGCRSFLSTWKDENGNYKFEGRFNQGVVSLNLPQIGILAKGDEDTFWKLLDERLNLCYEALMCRHKSLEGTLSDVSPIHWQYGAIARLKKGEKIDPLLRNGYSTISLGYIGLYEMTKLMKGVSHTTPEGEEFALRVMNHMRKTVDQWKNQTGLGFGLYGTPAESLCYRFAKIDRERFGIIPDVTDKGYYTNSYHVDVRESIDAFSKFNFESQFQKISSGGAISYVEVPNMQHNLEAMEEVVRFIYDNIQYAEFNTKSDYCQECGFDGEIIINDDMEWECPQCHNKDKKRMNVTRRTCGYLGENFWNTGKTKEIKSRVLHL, from the coding sequence ATGATTAAGGTTCAGAAGCGGGACGGCAGGATTGTAGAATATGACAGAGAAAAGATCGTTACGGCCATTGGAAAGGCGAATGCGGAAGTGGAAGCCAGTGAGCAGGCCGGAGAGGAAATGATCGATGGAATACTGGATTTTGTGGAGAGCCACGCAGAGGATGTAATCAACGTAGAGACCATCCAGGACATGATCGAGAGCGGACTTGTGAATAGGAATAAGTATACCCTTTCCAAGAAGTATATCATATACCGTTACCAAAGAGCGCTTCTCAGAAAAGCAAATACAACGGATGAGTCCATTCTGAAGCTGATTAAGAACGAGAACAAGGAATTGGCTGAGGAAAATTCCAATAAGAATACCATTCTGGCTTCTACCCAGAGGGATTATATCGCAGGGGAGGTATCCAGGGATTTAACAAAAAGAATGCTCCTTCCTGAGCGGATTTCCCTTGCCCATGAGCAGGGAGCCATTCATTTCCATGATGCAGATTATTTCGTCCAGCCCATTTTCAACTGCTGCCTGATCAATATCGGTGATATGCTGGATAACGGTACTGTAATGAATGAAAAAATGATTGAAAGTCCAAAGAGCTTTCAGGTGGCATGCACCGTCATGACCCAGATCATTGCGGCTGTTGCCAGCAACCAGTATGGCGGTCAGTCTGTGGATATCCGGCATTTGGGAAAATACTTGAGAAAAAGCAACGTAAAATTCCATAACCAGATCCATGAAGAATTCGGCGATACAGTAACTGGTGAAATGGTGGAGAAAATGGCGGCTGTTCGTCTGAGAGATGAACTGAAATCCGGCGTCCAGACCATACAGTATCAGATCAACACCTTAATGACCACCAACGGGCAGGCTCCCTTTGTCACCCTGTTTTTATATCTTGATGAAAATGATGAATATATCAGAGAAAATGCCTTGATTGTAGAGGAAGTGCTCCGCCAGAGACTGGAAGGGATCAAGAACGAGGCAGGTGCTTATGTTACTCCCGCATTTCCTAAGCTGATCTATGTCTTAGATGAAAACAACTGCTTAAAGGGCGGAAAATATGATTATATAACAAAGCTGGCTGTGAAATGCTCTTCCAAGCGCATGTATCCGGACTATATATCTGCCAAGAAGATGAGGGAGAACTACGAGGGAAATGTATTCAGCTGTATGGGGTGCAGAAGCTTCCTGTCTACCTGGAAGGATGAAAACGGCAATTACAAGTTTGAGGGAAGGTTCAATCAGGGAGTGGTTAGCCTTAACCTGCCCCAGATCGGAATACTTGCAAAGGGAGATGAAGATACCTTCTGGAAGCTTTTGGATGAACGCCTGAATCTGTGCTATGAAGCACTGATGTGCAGGCATAAGTCCCTGGAAGGGACTCTTTCCGATGTAAGCCCGATTCACTGGCAGTATGGGGCCATCGCAAGACTGAAAAAGGGAGAAAAGATCGATCCGCTGCTTCGAAATGGCTATTCCACCATTTCCCTGGGATATATCGGCCTATATGAGATGACAAAGCTTATGAAAGGTGTCAGCCATACGACACCGGAGGGAGAAGAATTCGCCCTTCGCGTCATGAACCACATGAGAAAGACTGTGGACCAGTGGAAGAATCAGACCGGCCTTGGTTTCGGCTTATACGGAACACCGGCAGAATCTCTTTGCTACAGATTTGCAAAAATCGACAGGGAACGTTTTGGTATCATACCGGATGTGACGGATAAGGGATATTACACCAACTCCTATCACGTAGATGTGAGGGAATCCATTGATGCATTCAGTAAATTCAACTTTGAAAGCCAGTTCCAGAAGATCTCCTCTGGCGGGGCTATTTCCTATGTGGAGGTTCCCAATATGCAGCACAATCTGGAGGCAATGGAGGAAGTGGTAAGGTTCATTTACGATAACATCCAGTATGCAGAGTTTAACACCAAATCAGATTATTGCCAGGAATGCGGCTTTGACGGCGAGATCATCATCAACGACGACATGGAATGGGAATGTCCTCAGTGCCACAACAAAGATAAGAAACGGATGAATGTGACCAGAAGAACCTGCGGTTATCTGGGAGAGAATTTCTGGAACACGGGAAAGACAAAGGAGATCAAATCCAGAGTCCTTCACCTGTAG
- a CDS encoding flavodoxin family protein: MKVLMLNGSPHERGCTNRALLEVERALNEEGIETEILHVGSQSVHGCIACQKCSETGRCVFNYDMVNQVLDKMETAAGLVVGSPVHYASPNGTVLSFLDRLFYAGRNFAFKPGAAVVSARRAGTTASLDVLNKYFTIAQMPVVSSSYWNMVHGFTPQEVEQDLEGLHTMRTLGKNMAWLLKCLEVGKAAGISFPSKEEIPRTNFIR; encoded by the coding sequence ATGAAAGTGTTAATGTTAAACGGAAGCCCTCATGAGAGAGGCTGTACCAACCGAGCCCTCCTTGAAGTGGAAAGGGCTTTGAATGAGGAAGGCATTGAGACGGAAATTCTTCATGTGGGGAGCCAGTCTGTTCATGGCTGTATTGCCTGCCAGAAGTGTTCGGAAACAGGAAGATGCGTATTTAATTATGACATGGTGAATCAGGTGCTGGATAAAATGGAAACAGCGGCAGGGCTGGTTGTAGGTTCTCCGGTTCACTATGCTTCTCCCAACGGCACAGTGCTTTCCTTTCTGGACCGTTTGTTTTATGCAGGAAGAAATTTTGCATTTAAACCGGGGGCTGCCGTTGTGTCCGCACGGAGAGCAGGTACCACGGCTTCTCTAGATGTATTAAACAAATATTTTACAATAGCCCAGATGCCGGTGGTTTCCTCCTCTTACTGGAATATGGTTCACGGTTTTACGCCCCAGGAGGTGGAGCAGGATCTGGAAGGGCTTCACACCATGAGAACTCTGGGTAAAAATATGGCATGGCTGTTAAAATGTCTGGAAGTGGGAAAGGCCGCAGGAATCAGCTTTCCATCCAAGGAAGAAATTCCAAGAACAAATTTTATCCGATAA
- a CDS encoding DEAD/DEAH box helicase — translation MRVSHLTTNTFWKGESGVRALVEDQGKEYKASLHIKGSQVFDYSCSCAQGNSYRGMCSHCQALLEAYKEQELNPGRPVVTSQQARAMIREYTNWEVSRIMSEGEEEQVKLSVALLVSRREVKLEFKLGRDRLYLLKDLTAFASAVENGTYAEYGKNLAFHHTPSAFVKESRPLLEFVLEMVNLYCEHYEQFQKSSFSTKPVLRFLNLSRANRDRFFGIMMGETLEFEDYKGQKRQLEVVDRNPDLTVTITHQERDGVLVSINKDLLTFEGEHRLYLADTKYLYCCDQDCSEALSVFFKQMMEGFKPSYETEINHKDMPLFYERVLKRIASYSTIDSREVDLEAFKPEELKARFDFDSDGPNDLILKPTLSYGDYSFQPVEDERLPRTVCRDIPGEFRISRLITRYFKYKEYESEYPAIRDDEEAVYRLLNSGISEFMALGEVYFSESFKKLKILPPPKVSVGVRSTGNWLELKVDTDGLSGEDLTRLLQVYSQKKKYYRLKNGEFISLDDNGLLTVAKLVEGLSADPDALNKTYRLPKYRALYLDSILKEGSGITLYRDQLYKAVVRGMKSVEDSDFEIPKPLRQVLRGYQKTGYRWLKTLDSYGFGGILADDMGLGKTIQVIALLLDEAGKKEHTTSLIVCPASLVYNWENEFHIFAPSLKVVTVTGQAGEREALLMHKGEEDVLITSYDLLKRDIDLYKSRFFRFQIIDEAQYIKNASTQSARAVKSIDAGNRFALTGTPIENRLSELWSIFDFLMPGFLFTYRKFKKEYEQPIVRDQEQTVLESLHRLIGPFLLRRLKKDVLKELPDKLETIVYSVFDKEQKELYTANAFLLKQELERLEDRRGRDNIQILAALTRLRQICCDPHLCYNNYKGESAKLETCMDLIRNGVEGGHKILLFSQFTSMLEIMEQRLKKEAVPYYMLTGATPKEERLHMVNSFKDDEIPLFLISLKAGGTGLNLTAADVVIHFDPWWNVAAQNQATDRAHRIGQEKQVSVFKLITKNTIEENILKLQESKKDLAEQIITEGTVSLSNLTKEDLMGLLNI, via the coding sequence ATGAGAGTATCACACTTGACGACAAATACCTTCTGGAAAGGCGAATCAGGCGTCAGGGCTTTGGTAGAGGACCAGGGAAAGGAATATAAGGCAAGTCTGCATATCAAGGGTAGTCAGGTTTTTGACTACTCTTGTTCCTGTGCCCAGGGTAATTCTTACCGGGGCATGTGTTCCCACTGTCAAGCGTTGCTTGAAGCTTATAAGGAGCAGGAATTAAACCCTGGAAGGCCGGTGGTCACCTCCCAGCAGGCAAGAGCAATGATCCGTGAATATACCAACTGGGAAGTATCCCGCATCATGAGTGAGGGAGAAGAGGAGCAGGTAAAGCTTTCGGTAGCTCTTCTGGTCAGCCGCAGGGAGGTAAAGCTGGAGTTTAAACTGGGACGGGACCGTCTTTATCTGTTAAAGGATCTGACCGCCTTTGCCAGTGCGGTGGAGAATGGCACCTATGCAGAGTATGGAAAAAACCTGGCATTCCATCACACTCCTTCCGCCTTTGTAAAGGAGAGCCGGCCCCTTCTGGAATTTGTTCTTGAGATGGTTAACTTATACTGCGAGCATTATGAGCAGTTTCAGAAAAGTTCTTTTTCTACAAAGCCTGTTCTGCGGTTTTTAAATCTGAGCAGGGCAAACAGAGATCGGTTTTTTGGAATTATGATGGGGGAGACCCTGGAATTTGAAGATTATAAGGGACAGAAGCGGCAGCTTGAGGTGGTAGACCGCAATCCTGATCTGACGGTGACAATTACACACCAGGAGCGGGACGGGGTATTGGTATCCATTAATAAAGATCTTTTGACCTTTGAAGGGGAACACCGGTTATACCTTGCAGATACAAAATACTTATACTGCTGCGACCAGGACTGCAGCGAGGCTCTTTCCGTATTTTTCAAACAGATGATGGAAGGTTTTAAACCCTCCTATGAAACGGAGATCAATCATAAGGATATGCCTCTTTTTTATGAGCGGGTATTAAAAAGAATTGCATCCTATAGCACCATTGATTCCAGAGAGGTGGATTTAGAAGCTTTTAAGCCGGAGGAACTGAAAGCCCGGTTTGATTTTGATTCTGACGGACCCAACGATCTGATTTTAAAACCTACCCTTTCCTATGGAGACTATTCTTTCCAGCCGGTTGAGGATGAGCGCCTGCCCCGCACCGTGTGCCGGGACATACCGGGGGAATTCCGTATCAGCCGCCTTATCACCAGATATTTTAAATACAAGGAATATGAATCAGAATATCCGGCTATCCGGGATGATGAGGAAGCGGTATACCGGCTGCTGAATTCAGGGATCAGCGAGTTCATGGCTTTGGGAGAGGTGTATTTTTCCGAATCCTTTAAAAAATTAAAGATCCTGCCGCCTCCCAAGGTATCTGTCGGTGTCAGGAGCACTGGGAACTGGCTGGAGCTGAAGGTGGATACGGATGGCCTGTCCGGAGAGGATCTGACCAGACTTTTGCAGGTGTACAGCCAGAAAAAAAAGTATTACCGTCTAAAAAACGGGGAATTTATAAGCCTTGATGACAACGGGCTTTTAACGGTTGCAAAGCTGGTGGAGGGTTTATCCGCAGACCCGGATGCGCTGAACAAAACGTACCGCCTGCCCAAATACAGAGCGCTGTATCTGGACAGCATTCTGAAAGAAGGAAGCGGTATAACTCTTTACAGGGACCAGCTTTATAAAGCTGTGGTCAGGGGGATGAAGTCCGTAGAGGACAGCGATTTTGAGATTCCCAAACCCCTCCGGCAAGTGCTGAGAGGGTATCAAAAAACTGGATACCGCTGGCTTAAGACCCTGGACAGCTATGGTTTTGGGGGAATCCTTGCCGATGATATGGGCCTTGGAAAGACCATTCAGGTCATCGCCCTGCTCCTTGATGAAGCAGGGAAAAAGGAACATACCACCTCCCTCATTGTCTGCCCGGCTTCTCTGGTATACAACTGGGAGAACGAATTCCACATCTTTGCTCCTTCTCTTAAGGTTGTAACAGTAACCGGGCAGGCCGGAGAGCGGGAAGCGCTGCTCATGCATAAAGGGGAGGAAGATGTGCTGATCACTTCCTATGATTTGTTAAAGAGGGACATTGATCTTTACAAAAGCAGATTCTTCCGGTTTCAAATCATTGACGAGGCCCAGTACATTAAAAATGCGTCCACGCAAAGCGCCAGGGCGGTGAAAAGCATTGATGCTGGAAACCGGTTTGCATTAACAGGTACCCCCATTGAAAACCGTCTGTCAGAGTTATGGAGTATTTTTGATTTTCTCATGCCGGGATTTCTGTTTACCTACCGCAAATTTAAAAAGGAGTATGAACAGCCTATTGTCCGGGACCAGGAGCAGACGGTGCTGGAAAGCCTTCATCGCCTGATCGGCCCTTTTCTGTTAAGGCGGCTTAAGAAGGATGTGCTGAAAGAGCTGCCGGATAAGCTGGAAACCATTGTTTATTCCGTTTTTGACAAGGAACAGAAGGAACTGTACACAGCAAATGCATTTCTCTTAAAGCAGGAGCTTGAACGACTGGAGGACAGACGGGGAAGGGATAACATACAGATCCTTGCGGCACTTACCAGGCTCCGGCAGATCTGCTGTGATCCACATTTATGCTACAACAATTATAAGGGGGAATCGGCGAAACTGGAAACCTGTATGGACCTGATTCGAAACGGAGTGGAAGGAGGACATAAGATCCTGCTTTTTTCTCAGTTTACCTCCATGCTGGAGATTATGGAACAAAGGTTGAAAAAGGAGGCCGTCCCGTACTACATGCTGACAGGAGCAACGCCTAAAGAAGAGAGGCTTCATATGGTGAACTCCTTTAAAGATGATGAAATTCCCTTGTTCCTTATTTCCCTTAAGGCGGGGGGAACCGGACTTAACCTGACAGCTGCGGACGTTGTCATACATTTTGATCCATGGTGGAACGTGGCGGCACAGAACCAGGCAACGGACCGGGCCCACCGGATCGGTCAGGAAAAGCAGGTAAGCGTATTCAAGCTGATTACAAAGAATACCATTGAGGAGAATATTTTAAAGCTTCAGGAATCCAAAAAGGATCTGGCGGAACAGATTATAACGGAAGGAACCGTTTCCTTAAGTAATCTTACCAAAGAGGATCTGATGGGGCTTTTGAATATATAA
- the argS gene encoding arginine--tRNA ligase yields the protein MKKILDLITAEMKAAFADCGYDEAYAKVTLSNRPDLCEYQCNGAMAAAKAYKKKPFDIASEAVAKLTGSHVFASVDAVMPGFINLKLNSDYLAEYVDGMAGQEQCGCERTENPMTIVVDYGGANVAKPLHVGHLRSAIIGESIKRMGRFLGHQVIGDVHLGDWGLQMGLIIEELKDRKPELPYFDPSFEGEYPKEAPFTIGELEEIYPAASAKAKSDEEFSTRAHDATLKLQNGFRPYRAIWQHIIEVSVADLKNNYGNLNVSFDLWKGESDAEPYIAGLIKELEDQGLAYESQGALVVDIAEEGDPKELPPCIVRKSDGAALYSTSDLGTIIEREKEIKPDWYIYLTDKRQELHFVQVFRVAKKAGFVSQDKKMSHLCFGTMNGKDGKPFKTRDGGVMRLETLISDISQAAYEKIMENRTVSEKEAEETSKIVGMAALKYGDLSNQASKDYVFDMDRFVSFEGNTGPYILYTIVRIKSILAKYQGIEDKYQGEEKILAAATEAEKDLMLQLSRYNEIMETGFTELAPHKICQYIYELANAFNRFYHDTKIITEEDKKRQASWVRLIGLAKDVLNACIGVLGIEAPERM from the coding sequence ATGAAGAAGATTCTTGATTTGATTACGGCAGAGATGAAGGCAGCGTTTGCAGACTGCGGATATGATGAGGCCTATGCAAAGGTGACCTTATCCAACCGCCCGGATCTTTGTGAATACCAGTGTAACGGAGCCATGGCAGCAGCAAAGGCATATAAAAAGAAACCTTTTGATATCGCATCGGAAGCAGTGGCAAAGCTTACGGGCAGCCATGTATTTGCCTCAGTAGATGCGGTGATGCCGGGATTTATCAATTTAAAGCTTAATTCAGATTATCTGGCAGAATATGTGGACGGTATGGCCGGCCAAGAGCAGTGCGGCTGTGAAAGAACTGAAAATCCCATGACCATTGTGGTGGATTACGGCGGAGCCAATGTGGCAAAGCCCCTCCATGTGGGCCATCTCCGTTCTGCCATTATCGGGGAAAGCATTAAGAGAATGGGCCGTTTTCTTGGTCATCAAGTCATTGGAGATGTCCATCTGGGAGACTGGGGCCTTCAGATGGGGCTGATTATTGAGGAGCTGAAGGACAGAAAGCCGGAGCTTCCTTATTTTGACCCATCCTTTGAAGGGGAGTATCCAAAGGAAGCGCCCTTTACCATCGGTGAATTGGAAGAGATCTACCCGGCTGCCAGTGCAAAAGCCAAGTCTGATGAGGAATTCAGCACAAGAGCCCATGATGCCACGTTAAAGCTGCAAAACGGTTTCAGGCCTTACCGTGCCATCTGGCAGCATATTATTGAAGTATCTGTTGCGGATTTAAAGAATAATTACGGAAATCTCAATGTTTCCTTTGATTTATGGAAAGGGGAAAGCGATGCGGAACCCTATATTGCCGGTTTGATAAAGGAACTGGAGGATCAGGGTCTTGCCTACGAGAGCCAGGGAGCTCTTGTGGTGGATATTGCAGAAGAGGGGGATCCCAAAGAACTTCCCCCCTGCATTGTAAGAAAATCTGATGGTGCGGCCCTTTATTCCACCTCTGATCTGGGAACCATCATTGAGAGGGAAAAAGAGATAAAGCCTGACTGGTACATTTATCTTACGGATAAACGCCAGGAGCTTCATTTTGTCCAGGTGTTCCGTGTGGCAAAGAAGGCCGGCTTTGTATCACAGGATAAAAAGATGTCCCATCTTTGTTTCGGTACAATGAACGGAAAAGACGGAAAGCCCTTTAAGACAAGGGATGGGGGAGTCATGCGTCTGGAAACTCTCATATCTGATATCAGCCAGGCAGCTTATGAAAAGATCATGGAGAACCGTACCGTTTCAGAAAAAGAGGCGGAGGAAACATCAAAAATTGTTGGAATGGCAGCTCTAAAATATGGGGATCTGTCCAATCAGGCGTCCAAGGACTATGTCTTTGACATGGACCGTTTCGTCTCCTTTGAGGGAAATACCGGTCCTTACATCCTTTATACCATTGTAAGGATCAAGTCCATCCTGGCAAAGTACCAGGGTATTGAAGATAAATACCAGGGGGAAGAGAAGATTCTTGCCGCTGCAACAGAGGCAGAAAAAGATCTGATGCTTCAGCTTTCCAGATACAATGAAATCATGGAAACCGGTTTTACGGAACTTGCGCCCCATAAGATATGCCAGTACATTTATGAACTGGCCAATGCATTTAACCGCTTTTATCATGATACCAAGATCATTACGGAAGAGGATAAAAAGAGGCAAGCATCCTGGGTACGCCTGATCGGGCTAGCCAAGGATGTATTGAATGCATGTATTGGCGTTTTGGGTATTGAGGCGCCGGAACGAATGTAA
- a CDS encoding MgtC/SapB family protein encodes MPNGELFESINLISVLTRLTLAVMLGGILGFERGRKRRPAGLRTYMIVCLASALVMITGEYLVERYQTGDPARLGAQVISGIGFLGAGTIIITSKQVKGLTTAAGLWASACLGLAVGAGFYMGSVLAGVFLLLIMSLMQKIDRYLCLRSNHIHFFAEFKTMESMGNFIQKLREMGCQLDDLEVNSRQGYTDYVGATFWVKMDMPVNHIEAIQEMSGIKGVKYLEELEYM; translated from the coding sequence ATGCCAAACGGAGAATTATTTGAAAGTATAAATCTGATATCCGTGCTGACGCGCCTGACCCTTGCGGTGATGCTGGGTGGAATTCTGGGATTTGAGCGGGGAAGAAAACGCAGGCCGGCAGGTCTTCGTACCTATATGATCGTCTGCCTGGCATCGGCCCTGGTGATGATCACGGGAGAATACCTGGTGGAGCGTTACCAGACCGGTGATCCGGCACGCCTGGGAGCCCAGGTGATCAGCGGAATCGGTTTCCTGGGCGCAGGCACTATCATCATTACCTCCAAGCAGGTAAAGGGACTGACTACTGCAGCAGGGCTTTGGGCATCGGCCTGCCTTGGTCTGGCGGTAGGAGCCGGATTTTATATGGGTTCTGTTCTGGCCGGAGTATTTTTACTGCTCATCATGTCCCTGATGCAAAAGATCGACCGCTATCTATGCCTGCGCTCCAACCACATCCATTTCTTTGCGGAATTTAAAACCATGGAGTCCATGGGAAATTTTATTCAGAAGCTCCGGGAAATGGGCTGCCAGCTGGATGATCTGGAGGTTAACTCCAGGCAAGGCTATACGGATTATGTGGGCGCCACCTTTTGGGTGAAAATGGATATGCCGGTAAATCATATAGAAGCGATTCAGGAAATGAGCGGAATAAAAGGGGTTAAATATCTGGAGGAGCTGGAATACATGTGA
- a CDS encoding MBL fold metallo-hydrolase: MEIRYLGTGAAEGIPAVFCQCETCRKAAKQKGKDIRTRASTLVNGKLLLDISPDLYFHKLCYDLDLWKLKAVCVTHSHSDHFDSQELTRRSSANYCHIHSERPLTVYGNSKVCRMGRESFKEEFGKEEDPSVVFLLAQPFSEIRMEELTVIPIPANHDPREMCFIYLIEEGETLILYANDTGLLGSEVYDFLKGKRLSLVSLDCTFGFNKYHGGTHMGIEENLAVVKHLEEAGCLTPSTVITATHFSHNCNMSHQELEQRLGEAGIRAAWDGMMLKWK, from the coding sequence ATGGAGATCCGGTATTTAGGTACAGGAGCAGCGGAAGGAATTCCTGCCGTTTTCTGCCAATGTGAAACCTGCAGGAAGGCGGCAAAGCAGAAGGGGAAGGACATACGAACCAGGGCCAGCACCCTTGTCAATGGCAAGCTTCTCCTGGATATTTCTCCTGACCTGTATTTCCACAAGCTTTGTTATGATCTGGATTTGTGGAAGTTAAAAGCAGTCTGCGTCACTCACTCCCACAGTGATCATTTTGACAGCCAAGAGCTGACACGCCGCAGCAGCGCCAATTACTGCCATATCCATAGTGAGAGGCCTTTGACCGTCTATGGCAATTCCAAGGTCTGCCGCATGGGCAGGGAAAGCTTTAAGGAGGAGTTTGGAAAGGAAGAGGATCCGTCCGTGGTATTTCTGCTTGCCCAGCCGTTTTCGGAAATCAGGATGGAAGAACTGACGGTCATTCCCATTCCGGCTAATCATGATCCCAGGGAAATGTGTTTTATTTATCTGATAGAAGAGGGAGAAACCCTGATTCTCTATGCCAATGACACGGGTCTTTTAGGATCAGAAGTTTATGATTTCCTGAAAGGAAAGAGGCTTTCCCTTGTCAGCCTGGACTGTACCTTTGGTTTCAATAAATATCACGGCGGTACTCATATGGGAATAGAAGAAAATCTTGCTGTTGTAAAACATTTGGAGGAAGCTGGATGCCTGACCCCCTCCACCGTGATCACAGCAACCCATTTTTCCCATAACTGCAATATGAGCCATCAGGAACTGGAACAAAGACTTGGGGAGGCAGGAATCCGAGCTGCCTGGGACGGTATGATGCTGAAATGGAAATAA
- a CDS encoding alkaline phosphatase family protein, whose protein sequence is MKKKKLILVSFDALSCTDLEYVKTLPHFSRIMKEGAYCTHVHSVYPSLTFPSHASIATGCRPSSHGIVNNYVLEPFARIHKWNFYASSLTRRAIWDYAAENGKRVMNMSWPVSAGGKMAYSMPEMSPVKPKVWNLDSFVRQMKVLCKYGTPRFAMRTLLSDRELPKAWFLGKQPNLDMSMMDRFLDAVNRYDFDIAMLHIYGLDDTKHTYGIYSGKCRYYLKEYDRFVGQLMDYARQCSDQNVTLLFTGDHSQKQVSYAIHGNMVLERLGYCTYESKRLTGYRAYLDSGDGMAYIYIKGGDKEQVTARVKEAFAVNRGVSRVMEKQDFENLGCDKEADLVLEARDGYYFESGYEEAADEEGIVNSHYQGVHGYLPDGENYQTMMFAWGEDVAPFQVETMGIIDILPSVCHWLNMKIDPVDGTARTQMWKKRTGGDS, encoded by the coding sequence ATGAAAAAAAAGAAGCTGATTTTGGTATCTTTTGATGCCTTGTCCTGTACGGATTTAGAATATGTAAAAACCCTGCCTCATTTTTCCCGGATCATGAAAGAGGGGGCTTATTGCACCCATGTGCATTCTGTGTATCCATCCCTTACGTTTCCCAGCCATGCCAGCATTGCCACAGGCTGCCGTCCTTCCTCCCACGGAATCGTGAACAATTATGTGCTGGAGCCTTTTGCCCGGATTCACAAATGGAATTTTTACGCCTCCAGCTTAACGCGCAGAGCCATATGGGACTATGCTGCTGAAAATGGGAAACGGGTGATGAACATGTCCTGGCCGGTCAGTGCAGGAGGGAAAATGGCCTACTCCATGCCGGAAATGTCCCCTGTCAAGCCCAAGGTCTGGAACTTGGACAGCTTTGTGAGACAGATGAAAGTACTCTGCAAGTACGGAACCCCCCGTTTTGCCATGAGAACGCTTTTGTCAGACAGGGAGCTTCCAAAGGCATGGTTTCTGGGAAAACAGCCTAATCTGGATATGTCCATGATGGACCGGTTCCTGGACGCTGTGAACCGGTATGATTTTGATATTGCAATGCTTCACATTTACGGCCTGGACGATACAAAGCATACCTATGGAATCTATTCCGGGAAATGCCGGTATTATCTGAAGGAGTACGACAGATTTGTGGGGCAGCTCATGGATTATGCAAGGCAGTGCAGTGACCAGAATGTGACGCTCCTGTTCACAGGTGACCATTCCCAAAAGCAGGTGTCCTATGCCATACACGGCAACATGGTTCTGGAACGTCTGGGCTACTGCACTTATGAGAGTAAAAGGCTTACCGGCTACAGGGCTTACTTAGACTCCGGTGACGGAATGGCTTATATTTACATAAAGGGCGGTGATAAAGAACAGGTAACCGCCAGGGTGAAGGAAGCCTTTGCCGTAAACAGAGGAGTAAGCCGGGTAATGGAGAAACAGGATTTTGAGAATCTGGGATGTGACAAAGAAGCTGATCTGGTTCTTGAAGCAAGAGACGGTTATTACTTTGAGTCCGGATATGAAGAGGCAGCGGATGAAGAGGGGATTGTGAACAGCCATTACCAGGGAGTACATGGATACCTTCCCGATGGGGAAAATTACCAGACTATGATGTTTGCCTGGGGAGAGGACGTGGCTCCTTTCCAGGTGGAGACCATGGGAATCATTGATATTCTGCCTTCGGTTTGCCATTGGCTGAATATGAAAATTGATCCGGTGGATGGAACCGCCAGGACGCAGATGTGGAAGAAAAGAACGGGAGGAGATTCCTGA